One region of Vallitalea okinawensis genomic DNA includes:
- a CDS encoding GNAT family N-acetyltransferase: MSIVLGYADMSCYAYLNDMDKHVDANMLKRKIESEEIIVARENNSIIGWLRFNYFWDNTPFMNMLWLEEAYRSQGIGKALVSFWEDEMKKQNFDLVMTSTLANESPQHFYRKLGYVDSGSLLLEAEPLEVIFVKKL; the protein is encoded by the coding sequence ATGAGTATAGTATTGGGCTATGCAGACATGAGTTGTTATGCATATTTAAATGATATGGATAAGCATGTTGATGCAAACATGCTAAAAAGAAAAATTGAAAGCGAAGAAATCATAGTAGCTAGAGAAAATAATAGTATCATTGGTTGGCTGAGGTTTAATTATTTTTGGGATAATACTCCATTCATGAACATGTTGTGGTTAGAGGAAGCTTATCGAAGTCAAGGAATCGGAAAAGCTTTAGTGAGTTTTTGGGAAGATGAAATGAAAAAGCAGAACTTTGATCTTGTTATGACTTCAACCTTAGCCAATGAATCTCCTCAGCATTTTTATCGGAAACTTGGTTATGTGGATAGTGGTAGTTTATTACTAGAAGCTGAACCATTAGAAGTTATCTTCGTCAAGAAACTATAA
- a CDS encoding flavodoxin family protein, whose protein sequence is MRILMINSSRQKGNTIKVLDLIQEEIAASGHQVELINLTQYNIKRCIGCEKCIFTDACILHDDMSLLMEKLEQADGIVLSSPVFMGQVTGLMKSFFDRTCKWFHRPVLVGKPAIVVSTTAASGLKNTTQYMKEVCDQWGLAHLGVIKKTYKDIPYQLSNNEKDLIKGFLSFNREKYQPSMAQLIQYQVQKVLALKVMKIDKDFWESRGWHQQIYYYSCQINFSKKIAANWFYKMLYRKVNPVQD, encoded by the coding sequence ATGCGGATTCTAATGATTAATAGTAGTCGCCAGAAGGGAAATACAATCAAAGTACTAGATCTCATTCAGGAAGAAATAGCGGCAAGTGGACATCAAGTAGAATTAATCAATCTAACTCAATATAACATTAAGCGTTGTATTGGTTGTGAAAAATGTATATTCACAGATGCTTGTATATTACATGATGATATGTCATTGCTTATGGAGAAGTTGGAACAGGCAGACGGCATCGTTTTAAGTTCACCAGTATTCATGGGGCAGGTAACAGGATTGATGAAAAGTTTCTTTGACCGAACATGTAAATGGTTTCATCGTCCTGTTTTGGTAGGAAAACCTGCTATAGTTGTTAGTACAACTGCAGCCTCTGGGTTAAAGAATACCACTCAATATATGAAAGAAGTATGTGATCAATGGGGATTAGCACATTTGGGAGTTATCAAAAAGACTTATAAGGATATACCATATCAATTAAGTAACAATGAAAAAGACCTGATTAAAGGATTTTTAAGTTTTAATAGAGAAAAGTACCAACCATCAATGGCGCAGCTCATCCAATATCAAGTTCAGAAGGTTTTAGCTTTAAAAGTGATGAAAATTGATAAAGATTTTTGGGAGAGTAGAGGTTGGCATCAGCAGATTTACTATTATTCCTGCCAGATTAACTTTAGCAAGAAAATAGCGGCTAACTGGTTCTATAAAATGCTGTACAGAAAGGTTAACCCTGTTCAAGACTGA